One Panulirus ornatus isolate Po-2019 chromosome 16, ASM3632096v1, whole genome shotgun sequence genomic window carries:
- the LOC139753972 gene encoding ionotropic receptor 93a-like, with protein MMQRESFLVPVYYIIFPERAKRYDFTHIYEFSQATFSMAKPSLKPSWQSLYYPLTNDVWAAVLTVLLLIPAIVYMISTRGKARDAGGRTSLGPSVLEVMGIVVGQNLPLRLLNSSSSRLLVAVWLVFSFVIGTAYRSNLIAALTLPKYPPRPETVEQMVDTVDSVTMPQFGEDWLTFFAASDSEVYKKLAKLMVIGPGAKEGLQMATEQNTAPIHVRRYMANMIAEHFTQVDGTTPLYLAQESIFPGPSGWPIPHDAPYKPQLDRCLISIIEGGLYEKWSEDVLRQIRRKSQERQQEYLAQQQQQQEEEVDKKNQSGGSIMALTLTHMQGPLMLLLIIFAVAGITFIGEILVLKYKIPI; from the exons ATGATGCAACGAGAATCATTCTTGGTGCCGGTGTACTACATCATTTTCCCGGAGCGAGCGAAGCGGTACGACTTCACCCACATCTACGAATTCAGCCAAGCAACGTTCAGCATGGCCAAGCCTAGCCTGAAGCCTAGCTGGCAGAGCCTCTACTACCCGCTGACCAACGACGTGTGGGCTGCCGTGCTGACGGTACTGCTCCTTATCCCCGCTATCGTTTATATG ATAAGTACTCGAGGAAAGGCACGAGATGCAGGAGGGAGAACGTCACTGGGCCCGagtgtgctggaggtgatggggaTAGTGGTGGGCCAGAACCTTCCACTGCGGCTCCTCAACAGCAGTTCCAGCCGCCTGCTGGTGGCGGTGTGGCTGGTGTTCTCCTTCGTCATCGGGACGGCCTACCGAAGCAACCTCATCGCCGCCCTCACCCTGCCCAAGTACCCACCTCGACCCGAGACCGTCGAGCAAATGGTCGACACCGTCGATAG TGTCACGATGCCACAGTTTGGAGAAGACTGGCTTACATTTTTCGCAGCTTCAGATTCTGAGGTCTACAAGAAACTGGCTAAGCTGATGGTGATTGGTCCTGGAGCAAAGGAAGGGCTACAGATGGCAACGGAACAGAA CACAGCACCAATACATGTTCGACGCTACATGGCCAACATGATCGCCGAGCACTTCACACAAGTGGACGGTACCACACCGCTGTACCTTGCCCAAGAGTCGATCTTCCCTGGACCATCGGGTTGGCCCATCCCTCACGACGCCCCCTACAAACCTCAGCTAGACCGCTGTCTTATATCCATTATTGAG GGTGGCCTGTATGAGAAGTGGAGCGAGGATGTGTTGAGACAGATCCGTCGGAAAAGCCAAGAGAGGCAGCAGGAATACTTggctcaacagcagcagcagcaggaggaggaggtggacaagAAGAACCAGTCTGGCGGCAGCATCAtggccctcaccctcacacacatgcagggacCTCTGATGCTCCTCCTCATAATCTTCGCAGTTGCTGGAATCACTTTCATTGGAGAGATCCTCGTCTTGAAATACAAGATACCCATTTAG
- the LOC139753971 gene encoding uncharacterized protein, with translation MVTVPTVGGEWHKFFAASESEVYRKFADLVFIGPTTSEGLVMATKHNTALMTDRRNMAIEIAKHFTRADGSTQFYLGRESILPVPAGLPVTHDAPFRPQLDRCLMAIVESGLLKKWGDDTLIETRRDGQRRHRQKQAKEQAAAAGAAAATTRDGKKARQQHHGPHPHTHAGTTLTPPPEPCSRWHHFPRRDPPNEIQEVQYDHISIQR, from the exons AT GGTTACAGTCCCAACGGTCGGAGGGGAATGGCACAAATTCTTTGCAGCTTCAGAATCAGAAGTCTACAGGAAATTTGCTGACCTTGTGTTCATTGGCCCCACTACTTCAGAGGGACTGGTCATGGCCACGAAACACAA CACAGCGCTCATGACCGACCGACGAAATATGGCTATCGAGATCGCGAAGCACTTCACGCGAGCGGACGGCAGCACACAGTTCTACCTGGGCCGGGAATCGATCCTCCCTGTACCTGCAGGTTTGCCTGTAACTCACGACGCTCCGTTTAGGCCACAGCTGGATCGATGTCTTATGGCAATAGTGGAG TCTGGGCTACTGAAGAAATGGGGAGATGACACACTCATCGAAACCCGCCGTGACGGCCAACGAAGACATCGGCAGAAGCAGGCCAAagagcaggcagcagcagcaggagcagcagcagcaacaacaagagACGGGAAAAAGGCCAGGCAGCAGCATCAcggccctcaccctcacacacatgcagggacCACACTTACTCCTCCTCCTGAGCCTTGCAGTCGCTGGCATCACTTTCCTCGGAGAGATCCTCCAAATGAGATACAAGAAGTCCAGTACGATCACATCTCCATCCAGAGATGA